The DNA region ACGTTTAGTTTTTTCCTAGATTgtggaatatatatttttttgcagcGGTGCAGGTCTCACTGCTGAGCATTGCACTTCTTGGTGAGATAACAATTTAGCTGTCTGTTACCAAGGCCGCTGTCTGCGTTCCCCTGGCAACAGCCTGGCAAATTTGCAGCAAGGAATGTGCATTTATACCGATGCGTGCGGATCGTCATTATGGCCCCCAAATTTGCACCACAGCTCGTTAATCACGGGCCAGGATAGGCAGGCAATCAGCGCCTGAATGCAGTGCGAGGAAAATAAAGCCAGTTAAATCATGTTTAACATTCAGACTCTGCCCGTAGAGATAGGagaaatgaacaaaaacggctcttaaaaaaaaagaataaaagttCCACTTATCTTTGATTTGCATTCAGCCAGCCTGAATGCTCCTTAAGCCTGTCATTACATTCATTTGGTGCGAGAGCTCAGGACAATGGCTGCTGTAACCGGAGAGCCATACAGTGCCTGACCTCCCAAAACCAGTCTTTTTAAGGTTGCTTGACGTCACTTGTGCAGTTGAACTCGGCCAAACCAAAATGCAAGGCTTTCCATAGATGAGGGTATTTTCTAAGAATGAATGAAACTGTCTTGCCTTTCACCTGCAaaatgatgatggtgcaaaatgGTGCAAGCCAGGGAGCACCCctcttttaataataataataattattattattattgatactttattgatccccatggggaaactgtctttacgcctcccccaaCTAGCTCTttttttgtagagtaagctggccGGCTGTCTCTGGCTTGATTgagcaaaaaaaatgttttgctcTCCTCCTGTGTATGTGACTGCATATGTAATTGCAATTCCGATATGTATAAATGACGAATGATCAAAAGCTGCAATATGCAAAGTCCACTGTGAAATCCATTACGAGGATGGATGACGCCACCTGACAAGGCAATCATGTCCTTACAAGCATATTCTGAGTAATGTTTTGTGGCTTTTAACCATGTGAGTTAAACGCTGCATGGACGCCCAAGCCAGTTTAGCCAAACAAGTGTCTCACACCTGATCCACCGCTGCCATGTCCCGTGTGGCAGTGTTCGTGTAACTGGGGAAACGATTCTGCTTTCGTAAATTTCGCCAAAAGCTGGTGGAAAAGATTCCTTACAGGAAACGATGCATTACGCAGAAACGTACTTCCTGGCAAAACGTTTTTGTTGCTACTGAGACGTTAAGTAAGTTGTTGGTCTGTGCTGCTTTGATAGGTGAAGGCGAGCATATAAGGTTATATCCGATATCCGATGCCTACGTGAATTCTTTTGTGTATATAAATATTTCATAGCGAAACGCCAAGgttgctttattttattttttttaataaaatttgaatattCATTAATGAGGCGCATCATGTTTGATCTCAATCGTGCCCAATGAAAAATAAACTGTGGGTTATGTGATGTTGTGCAATGCATCTTTCATATATAGATAAGGAGTGTGAACAACCATATTCTCCTCTTTGATGTTTCCCCACAATCAACCTGCCTGCACGCACTGAGCGGCTCGCGGTGGAGGTAACCTCGCGCCGAAGTCGGGGGAGGGGCCCAGCCAATTTAGAGTCCCCACTACAGCCGACGGATATACAACCTCCAGTTACTCATTTATCTAGGCGCACGCCTTGTACATTCaactattataaaataaaaggaCCGTGTGTTTTAAATGTATTCAAATATTAATAAGTAAAAAGATAAAGCTGTAACCATTCTTAAGAAAATATATCTGCTGTAACGATGCAAACTTTCTTACCTTCGTTCTGTTGTCGAGATGCCTCCAAAATAACTTTTTCGGTTACATTTAACCTTCCAATGGTTTTATGTCGAAATAATAATTACTAAACAGTTGTCAAATATGCATACGACAAGATCCAGTTTGTTGTATTCACTGATTTTTGTTTGCGTCAATAAAATGAACACCGACGGGTCTATTTTGATACGGGGCTTTATGTCATTAACAATTTGTATAATAGGGCCTATTGAAAAAGATGGAGGTTCTAGAAGACCGGCTAACAGACATGAAAAATGCCACTGGTATCTGAACATGCTACCTTTTCCCAATGTATGTAATTCGGCAGATGTCTGGGGACTAGATCCTTCATTTAACAACGGTGATCCCTTTAATATATAAAATCACCTAATTACATATAGATAGATCCACAATGTTACTTGAAGCAATTGGGGATGTGAAACTATCATGGAAAGATTTCATGGAAATTAAAGCGCCGCGACTTTAACTTCTGCGTCaatattaaatcaagaaaaacgtTTTGGTATGAATTAACATTTTGTTCTTCTGGCATAGCCGAAACCTCGTATCTGTGTCCCTTATAGAAGAGATTATTAAAGTTTTCAGTGTCGACAGTGGGATTCTGGGTTGAATGTAAGATAACCAGCCTACTTTGGTGCTATACTGCTTTTGCGTTGTGTgtgtcagggacggattatgggttgtgtgggcccctgggcaaaacgttcgtgagggcccccccccccaccaccagcaccaccaccacaaccaccacaattcaagggcccttggcacccaaacgccctccctatagggtcaggggcccttgtaggcagaggatcaaagaatgtaggccctctaaaatagacaaacgaaaatacattgttgataagcgttgcaaattgttttgggctaggggccccacgggccccctgcaccccaagggcccctgggcagcggccccgctggccaggTCCGTAATCCATCCCTGTGTGTTGTGCTTCTGCTTAtgacgacgatgatgatgatgatgacagtgGCGTGGGAGTGAGTTTCATATGCTATTGGGGGGAGCATAACGTAATAATTTGAATTCAAAGTTCAGTTCCCATTGAGGTTGTGGGAATGAATTAAtctaaattaaatattgggggggcCACGCCCACCCGACCACCCATAAACGGGCCTGACTATGACTGAGCGAATGTGATGTACATTAAATATGTTTCAACAAATTTCAATACAACGTGCAATGATTACTTTACAAAAATTTATTACGAAATTAGAATATAGAAAAAATGGTTATATGCTTTTCTTTCTCGTTATTTCAAAATAAACCCAGAAGCAATGAAGGCAATGGAGAGTATGCCGGACATAGGTAACTCCATAGCTATCTGCGTTTGGAAAATAGCTGCATAAACTTTGTTCATGGTGAACTCCGAGATACTTCATAATAACAGGTACTTCCTATTAATTAAATAAGACACGTCGGTGCTAAGCTACACAGAGCCTCTCGCCCCTCTTTGAAACTTCGTACACCATGCACAGAATCGCTATTGGCGAAGCAATATAGACTACACGTCTAAATAGGCAGAGGTAATGCATATCCATACATATCGTCAAGATATATACAAATTAAAACAATGTGTACAAAAGTTCTATAAATGTCTCTTATATACAAAAATAgcttaatatattttttaaaaatgatatgttTGTTACAAATAGAATTTCTTATAATAAAATCCACAGAGATGGAAGCATGTTACAATTATTACGTCATTAAATTTTACAAAAGGTTTTAAGTTCTTTGATTGGGGTTTTAGCATAGTTTGCGAGCATTTCTATGGTGTTTGAATAGCATTATACTGTAATAAGAGTCATGTTAGGAAATCGCATTCGTGGATGTATGACCCAAGAGGTTGTTTCCCACGCTGTCAGTGGTATGTGTCCATGTCTTCTTAGCGCCTCTTTCGAGCACCATCGGGATTCAGGGGTCGCGTCCTCCACCGAGCTCGGCCCATCGGTCAGTGGACCGCAGCGAAAGCGAAGTGCTGCATGATCCTGGACGGCGTTTGGGCTCCTGTGTGCTGCGCTACTTTCACGCACGTCAAGGAAtcgcggaaaaaaaaaaaatttctgaAAAGGACAAAAGAAGAGAGTCAGTCAAAATACCCTACATTTAAAAGCAGAAATTGGGtttgttatttgttattattgctgttgctattactactactactactactactactactaataataataataataataatgccaaCCAACCTGTTACACAAATAGTTGATAGATCTCAGAACCAGCTGGTGAAGTCCAAGAGCTCCTGTTCCTCGGGACTTAGTGGGTTATAAGATCCTTCATCAGATGAATAGGAGGACACCGGAGAGCCGGCCATAGAGTTCATGTCGTTGGAGTAATTCTGCGAAATGGTGGGAGAAAGGACACCGGACTGAAAGGCAGCACTAACTGCGTCGTGTTCGTCCAGGAGCTGCTGCAGAGCCCGAATGTACTCCACAGCCGAGCGCAGGGTCTCCACTTTGCTCATTTTCTTGTTGGCGGCGCCGTTAGGGACATGCTCCCGGAGAGTGGCGAACCCGTTGTTGACCAACTTCaccctgtttctctccctttcGTTGCGCCTGGCCACCGCGTGTGGCTGTTGCTGAGGCAGGCTATACCCAAAGCCCGCAAAGTTGAGCCGCCTCTTGCATCTCAGCAGCTCAGGTGAGGAGGAGCGCTGTCTCTTCGCTTGCTTGGACACGGATTTCCCGCTGCACTGGCTGTCGGTCGGGCTCAGCTGGATGCTTTGTGCAGCAGCGGTGAAAAAGCAGGCAGGTGGAAGAAACTGTTGCTGGCTGACAGTTATTTCCATCTTAGAGGCGATCTCCTTTGAGGGCTGAGAAAAAGATAAATTGGATAAGGACACCTCGAAGTCCTCTTTGGATTGCTCGAAGGAAGCACGTTGAGCTCGTGGCGTTCGCGTGTAACTCAACGTGCACACTTCAATCTTTTTATTGGCAGTC from Brienomyrus brachyistius isolate T26 chromosome 1, BBRACH_0.4, whole genome shotgun sequence includes:
- the ascl1a gene encoding achaete-scute homolog 1a, which gives rise to MEITVSQQQFLPPACFFTAAAQSIQLSPTDSQCSGKSVSKQAKRQRSSSPELLRCKRRLNFAGFGYSLPQQQPHAVARRNERERNRVKLVNNGFATLREHVPNGAANKKMSKVETLRSAVEYIRALQQLLDEHDAVSAAFQSGVLSPTISQNYSNDMNSMAGSPVSSYSSDEGSYNPLSPEEQELLDFTSWF